From Carnobacterium mobile DSM 4848, one genomic window encodes:
- a CDS encoding RepB family plasmid replication initiator protein, with amino-acid sequence MLAHEKYSLTSRGLLNYPTILLLITNGLRKQWKIWLKKLAKFIYIERTSNSLELMNLFSRFRVDWSNDLSDMTATVKVTEEFEYVVNRLNVEFTSYELEEFTLIRSTYAKNRLSFIETMADNW; translated from the coding sequence ATGTTAGCACACGAGAAATACAGTTTGACAAGCAGGGGCTTACTGAACTATCCAACTATTCTCTTACTCATAACAAACGGTTTGAGGAAACAATGGAAAATTTGGTTAAAAAAATTAGCCAAATTCATATATATTGAGCGTACTTCCAATTCCTTGGAGTTGATGAATCTGTTTAGTCGGTTTCGTGTGGACTGGAGTAACGATTTAAGTGATATGACTGCTACAGTGAAAGTGACAGAAGAGTTTGAGTATGTGGTAAACCGTTTGAATGTTGAGTTTACCTCTTATGAACTTGAAGAATTTACCTTGATCCGTTCTACATACGCCAAAAACCGTCTATCGTTTATTGAAACAATGGCGGACAATTGGTAA
- a CDS encoding replication initiation protein, with translation MKQWRTIGKREFSLDELKRLLDTPDYYLPSHIDKNILKPVMRELPQFFPGLKIKKVKDNTRGNPVKSYIFTWKSEKSEKWIDGKYDKKSMSSGKVVRKEKIT, from the coding sequence TTGAAACAATGGCGGACAATTGGTAAGAGAGAGTTTTCCCTCGATGAACTTAAACGTTTGTTAGATACACCTGACTATTACCTTCCTAGTCACATTGACAAAAACATATTAAAACCTGTAATGCGTGAGTTGCCACAGTTTTTCCCTGGTTTAAAAATAAAAAAAGTGAAAGACAATACTCGTGGAAATCCCGTCAAAAGTTACATTTTTACATGGAAATCCGAAAAATCCGAAAAATGGATTGACGGAAAATACGACAAGAAATCTATGAGTTCAGGCAAAGTTGTTCGTAAGGAAAAAATTACCTGA
- a CDS encoding helix-turn-helix transcriptional regulator, translated as MDNRIKIARVQVSLTQQQLAEKVDVTRQTISLIEKGKYNPSLKLCLNICHAVNKTLDELFWKERD; from the coding sequence GTGGATAATAGAATAAAAATTGCACGTGTCCAAGTTAGTTTAACGCAGCAACAATTAGCTGAAAAAGTGGATGTCACTCGTCAAACCATTAGTTTAATTGAAAAAGGCAAATATAATCCCTCTCTAAAACTATGTCTTAATATATGCCACGCCGTTAATAAAACACTAGACGAACTATTCTGGAAGGAAAGGGACTGA
- the mobV gene encoding MobV family relaxase — MAHVQKFTRGNLNGLSIHLDRKTDNHSNKEIDPEKTYLNYDLCQKEGDTLSRLNDRLKEVYCMKREDVKVGCSWIVTLPSTLKEKNEQDQREFFEKTYAFLTERYGGEKNVLSAQVHNDETTPHLHFAFIPVVGRQKKQREKVSAKEVLNRNDLQKFHGELDTFLKKELPEIYQEGILNGETFDLDSVKDIKKYAKQIQEKKEDLSKELELFSEPKKVFEQVKKTSKKSLFGDKVTLPYSEFEKLKTLSLSGIKLKIEDDKKTVAANKEINDLNKRVQQADQRAEQFEEKATDYENKLDTVSLELTDSNRKKIVYKSLLKDTGRELDVSSLEIKGRLVIDNVENGRLPKSEDKTKKWISVLEQNKEAGTIPLNRLESILDTLKALLEKLLNRELSFSLDSLKSRNTELKANQKPKQSNSVKRGR, encoded by the coding sequence ATGGCTCACGTTCAAAAATTTACAAGAGGAAACCTCAACGGCTTATCCATTCACTTAGACCGTAAAACTGACAATCATTCTAACAAAGAGATTGATCCAGAAAAAACCTATCTGAATTATGACCTCTGTCAAAAAGAAGGCGACACTCTTTCTAGACTGAATGACCGATTAAAAGAGGTTTACTGCATGAAACGAGAAGACGTAAAAGTGGGTTGCAGTTGGATCGTCACTTTACCGTCAACGCTGAAAGAAAAAAATGAACAGGATCAACGGGAATTTTTTGAAAAAACCTATGCCTTTTTAACCGAACGTTACGGCGGAGAAAAAAATGTTTTATCTGCCCAAGTCCATAATGATGAAACCACTCCCCATTTGCATTTTGCTTTTATACCGGTCGTTGGACGACAAAAAAAACAACGTGAAAAAGTCTCCGCTAAAGAAGTGTTAAACCGAAATGATTTACAAAAATTTCATGGAGAATTAGATACGTTTCTGAAAAAAGAATTGCCAGAAATCTATCAAGAGGGCATTTTAAATGGCGAAACGTTTGATTTAGATTCAGTTAAAGACATTAAAAAATACGCCAAGCAAATTCAAGAGAAAAAAGAGGACTTGTCTAAAGAATTAGAACTTTTTAGTGAACCCAAAAAAGTGTTCGAACAAGTAAAAAAAACGTCAAAAAAAAGCTTGTTTGGCGATAAAGTAACGCTCCCTTACAGCGAGTTTGAAAAATTAAAGACGCTCTCTCTTTCTGGAATCAAATTAAAAATTGAGGACGATAAAAAAACAGTCGCAGCAAACAAAGAAATCAACGACTTAAACAAACGCGTTCAGCAAGCGGATCAACGAGCAGAACAATTTGAAGAAAAAGCCACAGACTACGAGAATAAACTTGATACAGTCAGCCTTGAACTAACCGACAGCAATCGTAAAAAAATCGTTTATAAAAGTCTGTTGAAAGATACGGGTAGGGAGTTAGATGTCAGTTCGTTAGAAATAAAAGGACGTTTAGTTATTGATAATGTCGAAAATGGACGCTTGCCAAAAAGTGAAGACAAAACAAAAAAATGGATTTCTGTGCTGGAACAAAACAAAGAAGCAGGAACCATCCCTTTAAATCGCTTAGAATCGATTTTAGACACGCTTAAAGCCCTTTTAGAGAAGTTACTGAATAGAGAGCTTAGCTTCTCCTTAGACAGCCTTAAATCAAGAAATACAGAGCTTAAAGCGAACCAAAAACCGAAACAATCAAACTCAGTGAAGAGAGGACGATAA
- a CDS encoding RepB family plasmid replication initiator protein gives MSNEVVKYHNDLNTVPMRNWTSEEMNFFFAIIAKLRDVSTREIQFDKQGLTELSNYSLTHNKRFEETMENLVKKISQIHYIERTSNSLELMNLFSRFRVDWSNDLSDMTATVKVTEEFEYVVNRLNVEFTSYELEEFTLIRSTYAKTVYRY, from the coding sequence ATGTCGAATGAAGTTGTTAAATATCATAATGATCTGAATACGGTTCCTATGCGGAATTGGACGAGTGAGGAAATGAACTTTTTCTTTGCTATCATTGCTAAATTACGTGATGTTAGCACACGAGAAATACAGTTTGACAAGCAGGGGCTTACTGAACTATCCAACTATTCTCTTACTCATAACAAACGGTTTGAGGAAACAATGGAAAATTTGGTTAAAAAAATTAGCCAAATTCACTATATTGAGCGTACTTCCAATTCCTTGGAGTTGATGAATCTGTTTAGTCGGTTTCGTGTGGACTGGAGTAACGATTTAAGTGATATGACTGCTACAGTGAAAGTGACAGAAGAGTTTGAGTATGTGGTAAACCGTTTGAATGTTGAGTTTACCTCTTATGAACTTGAAGAATTTACCTTGATCCGTTCTACATACGCCAAAACCGTCTATCGTTATTGA
- a CDS encoding replication initiation protein — protein MVREEFSLDELKRLLDTPDYYLPSHIDKNILKPVMRELPQFFPGLKIKKVKDNTRGNPVKSYIFTWKSEKSEKWIDGKYDKKSMSSGKVVRKEKLPEWAKEDYIQPKETMLSKEKQDELNERLARIRSN, from the coding sequence TTGGTAAGAGAAGAGTTTTCCCTCGATGAACTTAAACGTTTGTTAGATACACCTGACTATTACCTTCCTAGTCACATTGACAAAAACATATTAAAACCTGTAATGCGTGAGTTGCCACAGTTTTTCCCTGGTTTAAAAATAAAAAAAGTGAAAGACAATACTCGTGGAAATCCCGTCAAAAGTTACATTTTTACATGGAAATCCGAAAAATCCGAAAAATGGATTGACGGAAAATACGACAAGAAATCTATGAGTTCAGGCAAAGTTGTTCGTAAGGAAAAATTACCTGAGTGGGCAAAAGAAGACTATATCCAACCTAAGGAAACCATGCTCTCCAAAGAAAAACAGGACGAATTGAACGAGCGGTTAGCCCGCATACGGTCTAATTAA
- a CDS encoding helix-turn-helix domain-containing protein — MEISHEIKKRRTELNITQEELAERLNVTRAAVSNWEVGRNYPDIQLLLKISDELNISLDQLLRGDKTMVSSIDKKN; from the coding sequence ATGGAAATCAGTCATGAAATAAAAAAAAGAAGAACAGAATTGAATATTACTCAGGAAGAACTTGCTGAACGATTAAATGTGACAAGGGCCGCTGTCTCAAATTGGGAAGTAGGAAGAAATTACCCTGACATTCAACTTTTGTTAAAAATTTCTGATGAGCTAAATATTTCTTTGGATCAATTATTGAGAGGGGATAAAACAATGGTTTCATCTATAGACAAAAAAAATTAA